The following are encoded together in the Candidatus Methylarchaceae archaeon HK02M2 genome:
- a CDS encoding ABC transporter ATP-binding protein: MSSNIMLEILNLWKSYNGNQAVRGLDLKIARGEIFGLLGPNGAGKTTTLKIIVGLLKMDKGIVKIDGIDISENPYDYKMRIGYLPENPTLPEYLTAEEFLGYVAKIRDISSDNIEKKIDYYFKLFDLYKRRKDLIVSYSRGMKQKLAISAALIHDPDFLIVDEPLIGIDPTGQHNIKNILREMLKEDRSVLVSTHMLDTVERLCNRVSIIHYGRNVVSGDLDRLRRISETGEDSTLEEIFLKLTQETEEVIEEGTKKRRFFGLFGKRK, translated from the coding sequence ATGAGTTCTAATATTATGCTTGAAATCTTGAATCTTTGGAAGAGTTATAATGGAAATCAAGCGGTGAGGGGACTTGACCTTAAAATAGCTCGGGGCGAGATATTTGGATTATTGGGTCCCAATGGAGCTGGGAAGACGACTACATTAAAGATTATTGTAGGTTTATTAAAGATGGATAAGGGAATTGTAAAGATAGATGGGATAGACATCTCTGAAAACCCTTATGATTATAAAATGCGTATTGGCTATTTACCTGAAAATCCTACTTTACCTGAATACTTAACGGCTGAGGAATTTTTGGGTTACGTAGCAAAGATAAGAGATATCTCATCAGATAATATTGAAAAAAAGATCGACTATTATTTCAAACTCTTCGATCTGTATAAGAGAAGAAAGGATCTCATCGTTTCTTATTCAAGAGGTATGAAACAAAAACTTGCCATCTCAGCCGCTCTTATTCATGATCCTGATTTCTTGATAGTTGATGAACCGCTTATTGGCATTGATCCAACAGGTCAACATAATATCAAGAACATATTGAGAGAGATGCTCAAAGAAGATCGGTCTGTCTTAGTCTCAACACATATGCTTGACACAGTTGAAAGACTATGCAATAGAGTCAGTATAATTCATTATGGAAGAAATGTAGTCTCTGGCGATTTGGATAGACTGAGACGTATCAGCGAAACAGGCGAGGATTCTACTTTGGAAGAAATATTTCTTAAGTTAACTCAAGAAACTGA